In a single window of the Sesamum indicum cultivar Zhongzhi No. 13 linkage group LG16, S_indicum_v1.0, whole genome shotgun sequence genome:
- the LOC105178668 gene encoding WD repeat-containing protein 26-like isoform X3 translates to MEGVEDDEPPSKRVKVSSGESGGLSNGVSYREQCSCSLSETMARPLASQEDDEVVGSNGIIKKVELVRIIAEALYSLGYSKMGAHLEEESGILLHSPAVDLFMHQILEGQWDESVSMLHEIGLGDETIITSASFVILEQKFLELLDRKKIIDALKTLRTEIAPLCINDERTRELSFYILSSSQNLLDGTSSKGLRIRSRKQLLEELHKLIPPTVMIPERRLVHLVEHALDLQKDACRFHNSSVGKMSLLTDHQCGRDHIPSQTLQVLREHSDEVWFLQFSHNGKYLASSAGDCLVIIWEVKVDGRVALKHKLSGHQRPVSYISWSADDDQLLTCGVEETVRRWDISSGECLHIYEKTGLGLVSCAWAPDGKSIFSGVTDKSISMWDLEGNELECWEGQRTTRIADLGISTDGKELVTVCKETTILLFGWETVSEKFIREDQFITSFALSADSKFLLVSLFNEELHLWNIDGCIRLIAKYKGHKRSRFVVRSCFGGLEQAFIASGSEDSQVIFLFSFG, encoded by the exons ATGGAAGGTGTAGAGGATGATGAGCCACCGTCAAAACGTGTGAAAGTATCCTCTGGAGAATCAGGAGGTCTTTCCAATGGTGTATCTTATAGGGAGCAATGTAGTTGCTCATTGAGTGAGACAATGGCTCGGCCATTAGCATCTCAAGAGGATGATGAGGTTGTTGGTTCAAACGGTATCATTAAGAAAGTTGAACTTGTTCGGATTATAGCTGAAGCGTTGTATTCTCTTGGCTATTCCAAGATGGGAGCTCATCTGGAGGAAGAGTCTGGAATCCTGTTGCACTCTCCTGCAGTAGATTTGTTTATGCATCAAATTCTTGAAGGTCAATGGGATGAAAGTGTTTCAATGTTACATGAAATTGGGCTAGGAGATGAAACAATAATTACGTCAGcatcttttgtaatattggaGCAGAAATTTCTCGAACTTTtggatagaaaaaaaattattgatgcTTTGAAGACTCTGAGGACCGAGATTGCTCCACTTTGTATAAATGATGAGAGAACACGAGAGCTGTCTTTCTACATTTTGTCTTCCTCACAAAATTTACTCGATGGAACTTCTAGTAAAGGGTTGAGAATCAGATCTCGTAAACAATTACTGGAGGAATTGCATAAGTTGATTCCGCCAACAGTAATGATTCCTGAAAGAAGATTGGTGCATCTTGTTGAACATGCTCTTGACTTGCAAAAGGATGCTTGTAGGTTTCACAATTCATCAGTTGGGAAAATGTCATTGCTCACAGATCATCAGTGTGGAAGAGACCATATTCCTTCCCAGACATTGCAG GTATTACGGGAACACAGTGATGAAGTCTGGTTCTTGCAATTTTCTCACAATGGGAAATACTTGGCCTCATCAGCTGGTGATTGTCTTGTGATTATATGGGAG GTTAAGGTTGACGGTCGAGTTGCTTTGAAACATAAATTATCTGGCCACCAGAGACCTGTCTCTTATATTTCATGGAGCGCTGATGATGATCAACTTCTTACATGTGGAGTGGAGGAGACAGTTAGACGATGGGACATTTCCTCTGGTGAATGCCtccatatatatgaaaaaactGGTCTTGGTCTGGTCTCTTGTGCATGGGCTCCAGATGGAAAGAGTATATTTTCTGGTGTTACTGACAAAAGTATCAGCATGTGGGATCTGGAAGGGAACGAGTTAGAATGTTGGGAAGGGCAGAGGACTACTAGGATTGCGGACTTGGGTATCAGTACTGATGGGAAAGAGCTTGTAACTGTTTGTAAAGAGACTACGATACTGTTGTTTGGATGGGAAACAGTATCTGAGAAATTCATCAGAGAGGACCAATTCATAACTTCATTTGCATTGTCTGCAGACAGCAAGTTTTTGCTTGTTAGCCTGTTCAATGAAGAACTTCATCTTTGGAATATAGATGGCTGCATCAGGCTGATAGCTAAATACAAAGGTCACAAGCGTTCTCGTTTTGTTGTGAGGTCTTGTTTTGGTGGATTAGAACAAGCATTCATTGCTAGTGGAAGTGAGGACTCACAGGTAATATTTCTCTTCTCCTTTGGATAA
- the LOC105178668 gene encoding WD repeat-containing protein 26-like isoform X2 produces the protein MARPLASQEDDEVVGSNGIIKKVELVRIIAEALYSLGYSKMGAHLEEESGILLHSPAVDLFMHQILEGQWDESVSMLHEIGLGDETIITSASFVILEQKFLELLDRKKIIDALKTLRTEIAPLCINDERTRELSFYILSSSQNLLDGTSSKGLRIRSRKQLLEELHKLIPPTVMIPERRLVHLVEHALDLQKDACRFHNSSVGKMSLLTDHQCGRDHIPSQTLQVLREHSDEVWFLQFSHNGKYLASSAGDCLVIIWEVKVDGRVALKHKLSGHQRPVSYISWSADDDQLLTCGVEETVRRWDISSGECLHIYEKTGLGLVSCAWAPDGKSIFSGVTDKSISMWDLEGNELECWEGQRTTRIADLGISTDGKELVTVCKETTILLFGWETVSEKFIREDQFITSFALSADSKFLLVSLFNEELHLWNIDGCIRLIAKYKGHKRSRFVVRSCFGGLEQAFIASGSEDSQVHIWHKVSGELILTLAGHSGAVNCVSWNPANPHMLASASDDRTIRIWGLNQDNMNCSGRHSNGIHCVMGELEVGRK, from the exons ATGGCTCGGCCATTAGCATCTCAAGAGGATGATGAGGTTGTTGGTTCAAACGGTATCATTAAGAAAGTTGAACTTGTTCGGATTATAGCTGAAGCGTTGTATTCTCTTGGCTATTCCAAGATGGGAGCTCATCTGGAGGAAGAGTCTGGAATCCTGTTGCACTCTCCTGCAGTAGATTTGTTTATGCATCAAATTCTTGAAGGTCAATGGGATGAAAGTGTTTCAATGTTACATGAAATTGGGCTAGGAGATGAAACAATAATTACGTCAGcatcttttgtaatattggaGCAGAAATTTCTCGAACTTTtggatagaaaaaaaattattgatgcTTTGAAGACTCTGAGGACCGAGATTGCTCCACTTTGTATAAATGATGAGAGAACACGAGAGCTGTCTTTCTACATTTTGTCTTCCTCACAAAATTTACTCGATGGAACTTCTAGTAAAGGGTTGAGAATCAGATCTCGTAAACAATTACTGGAGGAATTGCATAAGTTGATTCCGCCAACAGTAATGATTCCTGAAAGAAGATTGGTGCATCTTGTTGAACATGCTCTTGACTTGCAAAAGGATGCTTGTAGGTTTCACAATTCATCAGTTGGGAAAATGTCATTGCTCACAGATCATCAGTGTGGAAGAGACCATATTCCTTCCCAGACATTGCAG GTATTACGGGAACACAGTGATGAAGTCTGGTTCTTGCAATTTTCTCACAATGGGAAATACTTGGCCTCATCAGCTGGTGATTGTCTTGTGATTATATGGGAG GTTAAGGTTGACGGTCGAGTTGCTTTGAAACATAAATTATCTGGCCACCAGAGACCTGTCTCTTATATTTCATGGAGCGCTGATGATGATCAACTTCTTACATGTGGAGTGGAGGAGACAGTTAGACGATGGGACATTTCCTCTGGTGAATGCCtccatatatatgaaaaaactGGTCTTGGTCTGGTCTCTTGTGCATGGGCTCCAGATGGAAAGAGTATATTTTCTGGTGTTACTGACAAAAGTATCAGCATGTGGGATCTGGAAGGGAACGAGTTAGAATGTTGGGAAGGGCAGAGGACTACTAGGATTGCGGACTTGGGTATCAGTACTGATGGGAAAGAGCTTGTAACTGTTTGTAAAGAGACTACGATACTGTTGTTTGGATGGGAAACAGTATCTGAGAAATTCATCAGAGAGGACCAATTCATAACTTCATTTGCATTGTCTGCAGACAGCAAGTTTTTGCTTGTTAGCCTGTTCAATGAAGAACTTCATCTTTGGAATATAGATGGCTGCATCAGGCTGATAGCTAAATACAAAGGTCACAAGCGTTCTCGTTTTGTTGTGAGGTCTTGTTTTGGTGGATTAGAACAAGCATTCATTGCTAGTGGAAGTGAGGACTCACAG GTTCATATATGGCACAAAGTCTCAGGAGAGCTCATTTTAACATTAGCTGGACATTCTGGGGCCGTGAACTGTGTTAGCTGGAATCCTGCAAACCCCCATATGCTGGCTTCGGCAAGTGATGATCGAACTATACGCATTTGGGGACTAAATCAGGATAATATGAACTGCAGTGGGAGGCATAGTAATGGCATCCATTGTGTAATGGGAGAACTTGAAGTTGGAAGGAAATGA
- the LOC105178668 gene encoding WD repeat-containing protein 26-like isoform X1, producing the protein MEGVEDDEPPSKRVKVSSGESGGLSNGVSYREQCSCSLSETMARPLASQEDDEVVGSNGIIKKVELVRIIAEALYSLGYSKMGAHLEEESGILLHSPAVDLFMHQILEGQWDESVSMLHEIGLGDETIITSASFVILEQKFLELLDRKKIIDALKTLRTEIAPLCINDERTRELSFYILSSSQNLLDGTSSKGLRIRSRKQLLEELHKLIPPTVMIPERRLVHLVEHALDLQKDACRFHNSSVGKMSLLTDHQCGRDHIPSQTLQVLREHSDEVWFLQFSHNGKYLASSAGDCLVIIWEVKVDGRVALKHKLSGHQRPVSYISWSADDDQLLTCGVEETVRRWDISSGECLHIYEKTGLGLVSCAWAPDGKSIFSGVTDKSISMWDLEGNELECWEGQRTTRIADLGISTDGKELVTVCKETTILLFGWETVSEKFIREDQFITSFALSADSKFLLVSLFNEELHLWNIDGCIRLIAKYKGHKRSRFVVRSCFGGLEQAFIASGSEDSQVHIWHKVSGELILTLAGHSGAVNCVSWNPANPHMLASASDDRTIRIWGLNQDNMNCSGRHSNGIHCVMGELEVGRK; encoded by the exons ATGGAAGGTGTAGAGGATGATGAGCCACCGTCAAAACGTGTGAAAGTATCCTCTGGAGAATCAGGAGGTCTTTCCAATGGTGTATCTTATAGGGAGCAATGTAGTTGCTCATTGAGTGAGACAATGGCTCGGCCATTAGCATCTCAAGAGGATGATGAGGTTGTTGGTTCAAACGGTATCATTAAGAAAGTTGAACTTGTTCGGATTATAGCTGAAGCGTTGTATTCTCTTGGCTATTCCAAGATGGGAGCTCATCTGGAGGAAGAGTCTGGAATCCTGTTGCACTCTCCTGCAGTAGATTTGTTTATGCATCAAATTCTTGAAGGTCAATGGGATGAAAGTGTTTCAATGTTACATGAAATTGGGCTAGGAGATGAAACAATAATTACGTCAGcatcttttgtaatattggaGCAGAAATTTCTCGAACTTTtggatagaaaaaaaattattgatgcTTTGAAGACTCTGAGGACCGAGATTGCTCCACTTTGTATAAATGATGAGAGAACACGAGAGCTGTCTTTCTACATTTTGTCTTCCTCACAAAATTTACTCGATGGAACTTCTAGTAAAGGGTTGAGAATCAGATCTCGTAAACAATTACTGGAGGAATTGCATAAGTTGATTCCGCCAACAGTAATGATTCCTGAAAGAAGATTGGTGCATCTTGTTGAACATGCTCTTGACTTGCAAAAGGATGCTTGTAGGTTTCACAATTCATCAGTTGGGAAAATGTCATTGCTCACAGATCATCAGTGTGGAAGAGACCATATTCCTTCCCAGACATTGCAG GTATTACGGGAACACAGTGATGAAGTCTGGTTCTTGCAATTTTCTCACAATGGGAAATACTTGGCCTCATCAGCTGGTGATTGTCTTGTGATTATATGGGAG GTTAAGGTTGACGGTCGAGTTGCTTTGAAACATAAATTATCTGGCCACCAGAGACCTGTCTCTTATATTTCATGGAGCGCTGATGATGATCAACTTCTTACATGTGGAGTGGAGGAGACAGTTAGACGATGGGACATTTCCTCTGGTGAATGCCtccatatatatgaaaaaactGGTCTTGGTCTGGTCTCTTGTGCATGGGCTCCAGATGGAAAGAGTATATTTTCTGGTGTTACTGACAAAAGTATCAGCATGTGGGATCTGGAAGGGAACGAGTTAGAATGTTGGGAAGGGCAGAGGACTACTAGGATTGCGGACTTGGGTATCAGTACTGATGGGAAAGAGCTTGTAACTGTTTGTAAAGAGACTACGATACTGTTGTTTGGATGGGAAACAGTATCTGAGAAATTCATCAGAGAGGACCAATTCATAACTTCATTTGCATTGTCTGCAGACAGCAAGTTTTTGCTTGTTAGCCTGTTCAATGAAGAACTTCATCTTTGGAATATAGATGGCTGCATCAGGCTGATAGCTAAATACAAAGGTCACAAGCGTTCTCGTTTTGTTGTGAGGTCTTGTTTTGGTGGATTAGAACAAGCATTCATTGCTAGTGGAAGTGAGGACTCACAG GTTCATATATGGCACAAAGTCTCAGGAGAGCTCATTTTAACATTAGCTGGACATTCTGGGGCCGTGAACTGTGTTAGCTGGAATCCTGCAAACCCCCATATGCTGGCTTCGGCAAGTGATGATCGAACTATACGCATTTGGGGACTAAATCAGGATAATATGAACTGCAGTGGGAGGCATAGTAATGGCATCCATTGTGTAATGGGAGAACTTGAAGTTGGAAGGAAATGA